Proteins from a genomic interval of Pseudomonas silesiensis:
- a CDS encoding LysR family transcriptional regulator, translated as MTPSLNSIMSRLHVKQLRLLIALDEHGSLLGAAKQVALTQPGASKALQEIETTFGTSLFTRTNRGLEPNDAGRSVIRYARLIQTDLAHLREEIIGIMSGEGGRVAVGTIMGAVPLLTTAISRVIADHPKLSIEIVEDTSAALLGQLDSGRLDLAICRTTVSTTPYLYESATFVEETLAVIASTQHPFAYARQLSLKDLVDYRWVVYRANMPMRLLLEREFHEADLRFPVHLLETTSAFATLSLLQENPTLVALVSTDVAKFCTGYGFTTTLPLPITSRSEPYELVSRKGVPDSPAARLLREALLNPPR; from the coding sequence ATGACGCCCTCACTGAACTCGATCATGTCCCGGCTGCACGTCAAGCAGCTGCGTTTATTGATAGCCCTGGATGAGCACGGCTCCTTGCTGGGCGCGGCCAAACAGGTCGCACTGACCCAGCCCGGTGCCAGCAAGGCGCTGCAGGAAATCGAAACCACCTTTGGCACCTCGCTGTTCACCCGAACTAACCGCGGGCTAGAGCCAAACGATGCCGGACGCTCGGTGATTCGTTATGCGCGGCTGATCCAGACCGACCTTGCGCACCTGCGTGAAGAGATCATCGGGATCATGAGCGGCGAGGGCGGACGGGTGGCGGTCGGCACCATCATGGGCGCCGTGCCTTTATTGACCACGGCGATCAGCCGGGTGATTGCCGATCACCCGAAGCTGTCCATCGAAATCGTCGAAGACACCAGCGCCGCGCTGCTCGGCCAGCTGGATTCCGGGCGGCTGGACCTGGCGATCTGCCGCACCACCGTCAGCACCACGCCCTACTTGTATGAGAGCGCGACCTTCGTCGAGGAAACCCTGGCGGTGATCGCCAGCACCCAGCATCCGTTCGCCTATGCCAGGCAGCTGTCCCTGAAGGATCTGGTTGATTACCGCTGGGTGGTCTATCGCGCCAACATGCCCATGCGCCTGCTGCTGGAACGGGAATTCCACGAGGCCGACTTGCGCTTCCCGGTGCACCTGCTGGAGACGACCTCGGCCTTCGCGACGTTGTCGCTGCTCCAGGAAAACCCGACCCTGGTCGCACTGGTGTCGACTGACGTGGCGAAATTCTGCACCGGCTATGGCTTTACTACCACGCTACCGTTGCCCATTACCTCGCGCAGCGAACCCTATGAGCTGGTGTCGCGCAAAGGCGTGCCCGACTCGCCGGCCGCCAGACTGCTGCGCGAGGCCTTGCTCAATCCTCCCCGTTGA
- a CDS encoding iron-containing alcohol dehydrogenase — protein MSLINYVTKIQFGYDSLQQLASEAERAGITRPLIVTDVGVRNAGIVDKVIAALGAAHTPSIFDATPPNPNEHVVRQAVAQYHLGECNGIIAVGGGSSIDLAKGVAVCATHDGPLQSFAVIEGGLDRITSATAPLIAIPTTAGTGSEVGRGAILILDDGRKVGVISPYVVPRVAICDPELTLGLPPMLTAATGMDAIAHCIETFMAPAFNPAADGIALDGLWRAWEHIERATTEPGDREARMNMMSASMQGALAFQKGLGCVHSLSHALGGINPKLHHGTLNAIFLPAVVDFNANAPTVRDERKLERLRHAMGLEAGANIGTAIEDMTRRLGLPTRLRDIGVDESLFAGIVEDALHDHSHKTNPREASSADYLSMLQQSL, from the coding sequence ATGTCCCTCATCAATTACGTCACCAAGATCCAGTTCGGCTACGACAGCCTGCAGCAACTGGCCTCGGAAGCCGAACGCGCCGGCATCACTCGTCCGCTGATCGTCACCGACGTTGGTGTACGCAATGCCGGTATCGTCGACAAAGTCATCGCCGCCCTGGGCGCCGCACATACCCCCTCGATTTTCGATGCCACCCCGCCCAACCCGAACGAACACGTCGTGCGCCAAGCCGTGGCGCAATACCACCTCGGCGAGTGCAATGGCATCATCGCCGTCGGCGGCGGTTCTTCCATCGACCTGGCCAAGGGCGTCGCTGTCTGCGCCACCCATGACGGCCCGCTGCAAAGCTTCGCGGTGATCGAAGGCGGGCTGGATCGCATCACCTCGGCCACCGCCCCTCTGATCGCGATTCCGACCACCGCCGGCACCGGCAGCGAAGTCGGGCGTGGCGCCATCCTGATCCTCGACGATGGCCGTAAAGTGGGCGTAATCTCACCTTATGTCGTGCCACGCGTGGCCATCTGCGACCCCGAGCTGACCCTGGGCCTGCCGCCCATGCTCACCGCCGCCACCGGTATGGACGCCATCGCCCATTGCATCGAGACCTTCATGGCGCCGGCCTTCAACCCCGCGGCGGACGGCATCGCCCTCGATGGCCTGTGGCGCGCCTGGGAACACATCGAGCGCGCCACTACCGAACCGGGTGACCGCGAAGCGCGGATGAACATGATGAGTGCCTCGATGCAGGGCGCCCTCGCGTTCCAAAAGGGCCTGGGCTGTGTGCACAGCCTGTCCCACGCCTTGGGCGGGATCAACCCGAAGCTGCATCACGGCACCTTGAACGCGATCTTCCTGCCAGCGGTGGTGGACTTCAACGCCAACGCACCCACGGTTCGCGATGAACGCAAGCTCGAACGCCTGCGCCACGCCATGGGCCTGGAGGCTGGTGCGAATATCGGAACGGCCATCGAGGACATGACCCGCCGCCTGGGCCTGCCGACCCGCCTGCGTGACATCGGCGTCGACGAAAGCCTGTTTGCCGGGATCGTCGAAGACGCGTTGCACGATCACAGCCACAAGACCAACCCCCGGGAAGCCTCGTCCGCGGACTACCTGTCGATGCTCCAGCAGTCACTGTAA
- a CDS encoding enoyl-CoA hydratase-related protein produces the protein MTPTVLIERQDAIAIVTLSHPGKMNALTLSMWQDLGDVMTELAADASVRCVVLRGAGEQAFAAGADVGEFPTVRANQAQARVYAEVTSAAMRAVVECPHPVVAMIHGVCVGGGLEIAALCDLRICGTSSRFGAPVGKLGLVMSYDEMAGLVALAGRSTTLEILLEGRILDANDAYVKNLVTRVVADAEVEAETLATARRIVTGAPLVARWHRQAARQLEAGVAPTAEQVDRSYACYDTEDFQIGLNAFIAKAKPQFKGK, from the coding sequence ATGACCCCCACTGTCCTTATCGAACGGCAAGACGCCATTGCCATCGTCACCCTCAGCCACCCGGGAAAAATGAACGCCCTGACCTTGTCCATGTGGCAGGACCTGGGTGATGTCATGACCGAGCTTGCCGCTGACGCCAGCGTGCGCTGCGTGGTGTTGCGCGGCGCCGGCGAACAGGCCTTTGCCGCTGGCGCCGATGTTGGCGAGTTCCCGACCGTGCGCGCCAACCAGGCTCAAGCCCGGGTGTATGCCGAGGTCACCTCTGCCGCCATGCGCGCCGTTGTCGAGTGCCCGCACCCGGTGGTCGCCATGATCCACGGCGTATGCGTCGGCGGCGGCCTGGAAATCGCCGCGCTGTGTGACCTGCGCATCTGCGGCACTTCCAGTCGCTTCGGTGCGCCGGTCGGCAAGCTCGGCCTGGTCATGTCTTACGACGAAATGGCCGGGCTGGTCGCGCTGGCCGGACGCTCGACCACCCTGGAAATCCTGCTCGAAGGCCGCATTCTCGACGCTAACGACGCCTACGTGAAGAACCTGGTGACCCGCGTCGTGGCAGACGCCGAGGTCGAAGCCGAGACCCTCGCCACCGCCAGACGCATTGTCACCGGCGCGCCCCTCGTCGCCCGCTGGCATCGCCAGGCCGCACGCCAGCTAGAAGCCGGTGTTGCACCCACCGCCGAGCAAGTCGACCGCAGTTACGCCTGCTACGACACCGAAGATTTTCAGATCGGCCTGAATGCTTTCATCGCGAAAGCCAAACCACAGTTCAAGGGGAAATGA
- a CDS encoding CaiB/BaiF CoA transferase family protein, translating into MGPLTGMRVVELAHIMSGPVCGMMLADMGADVVKVEKVPDGDDSRRFSPIMASGESASFMVVNRNKRGIGLNLKTDGGRDVLRRLLLEADVVTENYRAGTMEKFGLGYEALKVINPGLIYCAISGYGRSGPFGEKGGFDLIAQGMSGMMSMTGEAGREPVKAGSPVADINSGILAALGICAAYAAKQKTGLGQMVDTSLFEAGLQQMYWPAAAYFADGTILPKMGSANSTSAPYQVFRTADGWINIGAANQANYERLVEALAVPQLKADPRFASNALRMEHRLALVEILNEVLVARTTDEWMVLFDDLGLPAGPVLDIAAALAHPQTIARGMVVETEHPTEGRVRGMGLPIHFSDMDGAAPPASRHAPLLGEHTREVLKESGYAEDEIDELIRTRAVVALAS; encoded by the coding sequence ATGGGACCGCTGACAGGCATGCGCGTTGTAGAACTGGCTCACATCATGTCCGGCCCGGTGTGCGGGATGATGCTGGCCGACATGGGCGCCGACGTGGTGAAAGTCGAGAAAGTCCCGGACGGCGATGATTCGCGCCGCTTCTCGCCGATCATGGCCAGCGGCGAATCCGCCTCGTTCATGGTGGTCAACCGCAACAAGCGTGGCATCGGCCTGAACCTGAAGACCGACGGTGGCCGCGACGTGTTGCGCCGCCTGTTGCTGGAGGCCGACGTGGTCACGGAAAACTACCGGGCCGGCACCATGGAGAAATTCGGCCTGGGCTATGAAGCGCTCAAAGTGATCAACCCCGGGCTGATCTACTGCGCGATCTCCGGTTACGGGCGCAGCGGGCCGTTCGGCGAGAAAGGCGGCTTCGACCTGATCGCCCAGGGCATGAGCGGCATGATGAGCATGACCGGTGAAGCCGGGCGCGAACCGGTCAAGGCCGGCTCGCCCGTGGCCGACATCAACTCCGGCATCCTCGCCGCCCTCGGCATCTGCGCCGCCTACGCCGCCAAGCAGAAAACCGGCCTGGGGCAGATGGTCGACACCTCGTTGTTCGAAGCCGGTCTGCAACAGATGTACTGGCCGGCGGCCGCGTACTTCGCCGATGGCACCATCCTGCCGAAGATGGGTTCGGCCAACTCCACCAGCGCGCCGTACCAGGTATTTCGCACCGCCGACGGCTGGATCAACATCGGCGCCGCCAACCAGGCCAACTACGAGCGACTGGTCGAGGCCCTGGCCGTTCCCCAACTCAAAGCCGATCCACGCTTCGCCAGCAATGCGTTGCGCATGGAGCACCGCCTGGCCCTGGTGGAAATCCTCAACGAAGTGCTAGTGGCGCGCACCACGGATGAATGGATGGTGTTGTTCGACGACCTCGGCCTGCCTGCCGGGCCGGTCCTGGACATCGCCGCAGCGCTGGCCCACCCGCAAACCATCGCCCGGGGCATGGTCGTCGAGACCGAACACCCCACCGAAGGCCGGGTACGCGGCATGGGCCTGCCGATTCACTTCTCCGACATGGACGGCGCCGCACCGCCGGCCAGTCGCCACGCACCGCTGCTCGGCGAACACACCCGCGAAGTGTTGAAGGAAAGTGGTTATGCGGAAGATGAGATTGATGAGCTGATTCGAACCCGGGCGGTGGTGGCGCTGGCGTCCTGA
- a CDS encoding TRAP transporter substrate-binding protein produces the protein MSRILTEAVSRRSFLMSAGITVGGAFAANLLPSSVFAATKPIVLRYTSSLPDTHPLNIQMKAASLAIKTETNGAVDLQVYANGAMGGDTDMLSQVRAGAIDFIPLPGAILSTLVPAMSIESMPFAFKDYDSVWAALDGKLGEYVRAKTAKVGLIPMEKVWNNGFRQITSSTRPIFTPQDLAGFKLRVLVSPLWTSMFSALGASPTGISINETYSALQTKVVDGQENPLVVVESARFYEVQKYCSMTDHIWGGFWIVASGKTFPKLPADVQEIVSRQINAAALVQRQQVIDLNASLEPSLTAHGISFNKVDRALFRADLQSKGFYTQWKEKYGDEAWSLLEQYAGQLS, from the coding sequence ATGAGCCGTATCTTGACCGAGGCCGTCAGCCGCCGATCATTTCTAATGTCAGCGGGCATCACCGTGGGCGGTGCATTCGCCGCCAACCTGCTGCCCTCCAGCGTCTTCGCCGCGACCAAACCCATCGTGCTGCGCTACACCAGCAGCCTGCCCGACACCCACCCGCTGAACATCCAGATGAAGGCCGCATCGCTCGCCATCAAGACCGAAACCAACGGCGCGGTGGACCTGCAGGTATACGCCAACGGCGCCATGGGCGGCGACACCGACATGTTGTCCCAGGTGCGTGCCGGGGCGATCGACTTCATCCCATTGCCCGGCGCGATTCTCTCCACCCTGGTGCCCGCCATGTCCATTGAAAGCATGCCGTTTGCCTTCAAGGACTACGACAGCGTCTGGGCCGCCCTGGACGGCAAGCTCGGCGAGTACGTGCGCGCCAAGACCGCCAAGGTCGGTCTGATCCCGATGGAAAAAGTGTGGAACAACGGCTTCCGCCAGATCACCAGCTCGACACGGCCGATCTTCACCCCGCAAGACCTGGCCGGCTTCAAACTGCGAGTGCTGGTCAGCCCGCTGTGGACCTCCATGTTCAGCGCGCTGGGCGCCTCCCCGACCGGCATCAGCATCAACGAAACCTACTCGGCGTTGCAGACCAAAGTGGTCGACGGCCAGGAAAACCCGCTGGTGGTGGTCGAGTCCGCGCGTTTCTACGAAGTGCAGAAGTACTGCTCGATGACCGACCACATCTGGGGCGGCTTCTGGATCGTCGCCTCGGGCAAGACTTTTCCGAAACTGCCGGCGGATGTGCAGGAAATCGTTTCCCGCCAGATCAACGCCGCGGCACTGGTCCAGCGCCAACAGGTGATCGACCTCAACGCCAGCCTCGAACCGTCGCTGACTGCCCATGGCATCAGCTTCAACAAGGTCGACCGCGCACTATTCAGGGCCGACCTGCAATCGAAAGGTTTCTACACCCAATGGAAGGAAAAGTACGGCGACGAAGCCTGGAGCTTGCTCGAGCAGTACGCGGGTCAACTGTCCTAA
- a CDS encoding TRAP transporter large permease subunit, producing MKNELPMTDISPAEGLSPRAATFRLGRALDTGLRWLTEGSAALLVVVEVVLLFCNVFSRYVLNQPIVWGDELASLLFLWLAMLGSVVAMRRGEHMRLTSFIARLPVEKRAFVDTLGAVIVITFIGLLFTPAWEYVSDEWIITTAALEIPNAFRVSAIAVGLSLMLMTCVARLLTSARLIDFSVSVAMLASLGGLLWVAEGPLLLMGNWNLVIFFMIGVMAMIIIGVPIMVAFGLATVAYLSTMTGTPLSLVVGRMDEGMASLILLAIPLFVFLGALIEAMGMARAMINFLCSLIGHVRGGLSYVLIGAIYLISGISGSKAADMAAIAPALFPEMKKRGEDENELVAMLNASGAMSETIPPSLVLITIGSVTGVSISALFTGGFMPAVVGAIAMAAVIWWKNRKGEASTGKRASGKEIVRSLLVAVPALALPFVIRTAVVEGVATATEVAAIGVAYTFIVGLLCYRCFDWRRLYPILVSTASLSGAILIIIGSATAMAWALTQSGFSHQLAQVMSTVPGGALGFLIISAVAFILLGSFLEGIPAIVLFGPLLFPIAKAMGIHDVHYAMVAIFAMGLGLFAPPFGVGFYAACAIAKVDPSGAMRRVWPYLGALVVALGVLIAVPWISIGFLPTK from the coding sequence ATGAAAAACGAACTGCCAATGACGGATATTTCTCCCGCTGAAGGACTCAGCCCGCGCGCCGCCACCTTTCGTCTCGGTCGCGCACTCGACACCGGCCTGCGCTGGCTGACCGAAGGCAGCGCAGCGTTGCTGGTGGTGGTCGAAGTCGTGTTGTTGTTCTGCAACGTGTTCTCGCGCTACGTGCTCAACCAGCCCATTGTCTGGGGCGACGAACTGGCCTCGCTGCTGTTCCTCTGGCTGGCCATGCTCGGCTCGGTGGTGGCAATGCGCCGGGGCGAGCATATGCGCCTCACCTCGTTCATTGCGCGGCTGCCCGTGGAGAAACGCGCCTTCGTCGACACCCTCGGCGCGGTGATCGTGATCACCTTCATCGGGCTGCTATTCACCCCGGCCTGGGAGTACGTCAGCGACGAATGGATCATCACCACCGCCGCCCTGGAAATTCCCAACGCCTTTCGCGTGTCGGCCATCGCGGTGGGCCTGAGCCTGATGCTGATGACCTGTGTCGCCCGCCTGCTGACCAGTGCGCGGTTGATCGACTTCTCGGTGTCGGTGGCGATGCTCGCCTCCCTCGGCGGATTGCTGTGGGTGGCGGAAGGCCCCCTGCTGCTGATGGGCAACTGGAACCTGGTCATCTTCTTCATGATCGGCGTGATGGCGATGATCATCATCGGCGTGCCGATCATGGTCGCGTTCGGCCTGGCCACCGTGGCATACCTGTCGACCATGACCGGCACGCCCCTTAGCCTGGTGGTGGGCCGGATGGACGAAGGCATGGCCAGCCTGATCCTGCTGGCGATCCCGCTGTTTGTATTCTTGGGCGCATTGATCGAAGCCATGGGCATGGCCCGGGCGATGATCAATTTCCTGTGTTCGTTGATCGGCCATGTGCGTGGCGGCCTGTCCTACGTGCTGATCGGTGCCATTTACCTGATCTCCGGTATTTCCGGGTCGAAAGCTGCCGACATGGCCGCCATCGCCCCGGCGCTGTTTCCGGAAATGAAGAAGCGTGGCGAAGATGAAAACGAACTGGTGGCGATGCTCAACGCCTCCGGGGCGATGTCGGAAACCATCCCGCCAAGCCTGGTGTTGATCACCATCGGCTCGGTGACCGGCGTGTCGATCTCTGCCCTGTTCACCGGTGGCTTCATGCCCGCAGTGGTGGGCGCAATCGCCATGGCGGCGGTGATCTGGTGGAAAAACCGCAAAGGCGAGGCCTCCACCGGCAAGCGCGCTTCGGGCAAGGAAATCGTGCGCTCGCTGCTGGTCGCGGTGCCGGCCCTGGCGTTGCCCTTTGTGATCCGCACCGCGGTGGTCGAAGGCGTCGCCACCGCTACCGAAGTCGCTGCCATCGGCGTCGCCTATACCTTTATCGTTGGCCTGCTGTGCTACCGCTGCTTCGACTGGCGCCGCCTGTATCCGATCCTGGTCAGCACCGCATCGTTGTCCGGCGCGATCCTGATCATCATCGGCAGTGCGACCGCCATGGCCTGGGCCCTGACCCAGTCGGGCTTCTCCCATCAGTTGGCGCAAGTGATGTCGACGGTGCCGGGGGGTGCGCTGGGTTTCCTGATCATTTCCGCCGTGGCGTTCATCCTGCTGGGCAGTTTTCTGGAGGGCATCCCGGCCATCGTGCTGTTCGGGCCGCTGCTGTTCCCTATTGCCAAGGCCATGGGCATCCACGACGTGCATTACGCCATGGTCGCCATCTTCGCCATGGGCCTGGGTCTGTTCGCCCCGCCCTTTGGCGTGGGCTTCTACGCCGCCTGCGCCATTGCCAAGGTCGACCCCAGCGGTGCGATGCGCCGGGTCTGGCCGTACCTCGGGGCGCTGGTCGTCGCCTTGGGCGTGCTGATCGCCGTGCCATGGATCTCCATCGGTTTCCTGCCCACTAAATAA
- a CDS encoding thioesterase family protein — translation MNFSTLEAGIAATERHLIVDQERTISFLGEDLRIYATPRLVNDIEQTCLDYLLTFLDEGENTVGAAVDIRHVGATLLGMSVSIVATVTRVEGRSVTFNVEVRDDVELVATAAHTRVVVNVAKLRSRVQAKAVAAAAGEVEDGVLSPSQFAASR, via the coding sequence ATGAATTTTTCCACGCTGGAAGCCGGTATCGCCGCCACCGAACGCCACCTGATCGTCGACCAGGAACGCACCATCTCCTTCCTGGGCGAGGACTTGCGCATCTATGCCACGCCACGCCTGGTGAACGACATCGAACAAACCTGCCTGGACTATCTGCTGACCTTCCTCGACGAGGGTGAGAACACCGTCGGTGCGGCAGTCGATATCCGGCATGTCGGCGCAACGCTGCTGGGCATGTCGGTGAGCATCGTGGCGACGGTCACCCGGGTCGAGGGTCGCAGCGTCACGTTCAATGTCGAGGTGCGCGATGACGTCGAGCTGGTGGCGACCGCCGCCCACACCCGGGTGGTGGTGAACGTGGCCAAACTGCGCAGCCGCGTGCAGGCCAAGGCCGTAGCGGCCGCCGCCGGCGAAGTCGAAGACGGCGTGCTCAGCCCTTCCCAATTCGCCGCGTCGCGCTGA
- a CDS encoding amidohydrolase family protein — MITLHERNGLPNLAAVDALPIVDAHHHLWDLGNGRYPWLQNEYHEEFFLGDYHSLCRDFLPEHFLALTERQRLVGTVHVEAERARDEQVAETRWLEQVHARYGFPNAIVAHAWFDREDSAEILAAQAARPLVKGIRSKPVTSASPDVSIAGARGTMQDPKWLEGFSRLAEHGLSWDLRVPPWHLVEAAEVAAIFPQIQIALNHTGFAWDRSPQGMARWRKGLEALALQPNVQIKLSEFGLKDSPWNYDDNRVVVLTALEIFGPERCMFASNFPVAGLRASYDTIADGMAAMLAPLGRAVQEAVFADNARRFYRLEQPHE, encoded by the coding sequence ATGATCACCCTGCATGAACGCAACGGCCTGCCGAATCTTGCGGCCGTGGATGCGCTGCCGATTGTCGATGCCCACCATCACCTGTGGGACCTGGGCAACGGTCGCTACCCCTGGCTGCAGAACGAGTATCACGAGGAATTCTTTCTCGGCGACTATCACAGCCTGTGCCGTGATTTCCTGCCAGAACACTTCCTCGCCCTGACCGAAAGACAACGGCTGGTGGGCACGGTGCACGTCGAGGCCGAGCGCGCGCGCGACGAGCAGGTCGCCGAGACCCGCTGGCTAGAACAGGTGCACGCACGTTATGGCTTCCCGAATGCCATCGTCGCCCACGCCTGGTTCGACCGCGAAGACAGCGCCGAGATTCTCGCGGCCCAGGCGGCCCGGCCATTGGTCAAAGGCATACGTTCGAAGCCGGTCACCTCGGCGTCGCCGGACGTGTCGATTGCCGGCGCCAGGGGAACCATGCAGGACCCGAAATGGCTGGAGGGCTTTTCGCGGCTGGCTGAACACGGCCTGTCGTGGGACCTGCGCGTACCGCCCTGGCACCTGGTCGAAGCGGCTGAAGTGGCGGCGATATTTCCGCAGATCCAGATCGCCCTGAACCACACCGGGTTCGCCTGGGACCGCAGCCCGCAAGGCATGGCGCGCTGGCGCAAGGGCCTGGAAGCACTGGCCTTGCAACCCAATGTGCAGATCAAGCTGTCGGAGTTCGGCCTGAAAGATTCTCCCTGGAACTACGACGACAACCGGGTTGTGGTCCTGACGGCGCTGGAAATCTTCGGTCCCGAGCGCTGCATGTTCGCCAGCAACTTCCCGGTTGCCGGATTGCGCGCCTCCTACGACACGATTGCCGATGGCATGGCGGCGATGCTCGCGCCCTTGGGTCGTGCGGTACAGGAAGCGGTGTTCGCCGACAACGCCCGGCGCTTTTATCGTCTGGAGCAACCCCATGAATGA
- a CDS encoding amidohydrolase family protein translates to MNDVSTFDWRAHFLASGEDADLPIVDAHQHYFDIEQHYYPWLNDRPLRPFRYGDYSSICRNFLPADYRRLSGRHRIVQTVVIEGEWDPATPADEVRFVESLALHEPTLAAMVGQVWLDREDAADLLRLYGDHPLVRGVRHKPVVTSLEAWREDFAAPGSMRDPRWRDGYARLAENGLHFELQAPWWHLSEAAELARDFPDVTIVVNHTALPADRSEQGLAGWRDNLALLAREPNVALKISGICIQGKAWPVESNRVVVNDAISIFDVSRCAFASNYPVDGVVNSLGEVLDGFKTIVRDRSLADRLALFHDNARRIYRLT, encoded by the coding sequence ATGAATGACGTCTCCACCTTCGACTGGCGCGCGCATTTCCTGGCCAGCGGCGAGGACGCGGACTTGCCGATCGTCGACGCGCACCAACACTATTTCGACATCGAACAGCACTACTACCCGTGGCTGAACGATCGCCCGTTGCGGCCCTTTCGTTATGGCGATTACTCGTCGATCTGCCGCAACTTCCTGCCCGCGGACTATCGGCGGTTGAGCGGCCGTCATCGCATCGTGCAGACGGTGGTCATCGAGGGTGAATGGGACCCGGCGACGCCCGCTGACGAGGTGCGCTTTGTCGAGTCATTGGCGCTACACGAACCCACCCTGGCCGCCATGGTCGGGCAAGTCTGGCTCGATCGGGAAGATGCGGCGGATCTGCTTCGCCTCTACGGCGATCACCCCTTGGTGCGCGGCGTGCGTCACAAACCCGTGGTGACCAGCCTTGAGGCCTGGCGTGAAGATTTCGCGGCACCTGGCTCCATGCGTGATCCCCGCTGGCGCGACGGGTATGCCCGACTGGCGGAAAACGGCCTGCACTTCGAGTTGCAGGCGCCGTGGTGGCATTTGTCGGAAGCGGCCGAGCTGGCCAGGGACTTTCCCGACGTGACCATCGTGGTCAATCACACGGCGCTGCCGGCGGATCGTTCGGAGCAAGGCCTGGCCGGCTGGCGTGACAACCTCGCGCTATTGGCACGGGAGCCAAACGTCGCGCTGAAGATTTCCGGCATCTGCATCCAGGGCAAGGCCTGGCCTGTCGAGTCGAACCGCGTGGTGGTGAACGATGCCATCTCGATTTTCGACGTCAGTCGCTGTGCCTTCGCCAGCAATTACCCGGTCGACGGTGTAGTGAACAGCCTCGGCGAAGTGCTCGACGGCTTCAAGACCATCGTCCGCGACCGCTCCCTCGCCGACCGGCTTGCCCTGTTTCATGACAACGCCCGACGGATTTATCGACTCACTTGA